One Podarcis raffonei isolate rPodRaf1 chromosome 3, rPodRaf1.pri, whole genome shotgun sequence genomic region harbors:
- the IRS2 gene encoding insulin receptor substrate 2, which produces MASPPAAELPDRPQGGLNRNNNNNNHHQQQQQPPPEQPPPPPGVRKCGYLRKHKHGHRRFFVLRAASDGAAADEAPPQPARLEYYESEKKWRSKSAVPKRSIALDSCLNIHKRADAKHKHLVALYTRDEYFALAAESEPEQEAWYVALTELLRESQPAGQDSPRRQPPSASREEPPPLPGASPYREVWQVTLKPRGLGQSRNLAGVHRLCLAARTVGLVRLNCQRPCVTLQLMNIRRCGHSDSFFFMELGRSASTGPGELWMQADDSVVAQNIHETILEAMKALRELAEFRPRSKSQSSSSSSSSSSSGASGALSAMCSRPISVPGRRHHHPPSLTALPPSQAGLLRRSRTDTLVVGRSSGNRSRTASEGDGGRAGSLAGSPSGSDAGEPPLGRSHTPGAASCRLGSQTAAPPGRSLALLRSPSLVTKLATEPGMFSQHPSSSSTSGSPNDPASFLAFEELGPVMDPSKASNHSNTPETPPDLQLDGYIAMERGHPCYWPYIWESAGGDKVPRKRTYSLTTPAYRHPMPTLLSSASLDEYTLMRATLPTAGAPSRGTYTPYPEDYCDVDIGSGGTTSSSSSSHLGRSGSGEEGYMPMSSGGAAVLPLQGGPGGYMSMSPTSVSAPQQILHPHSHKISSDNSVDDSDYMRMLGTKLSGESPDGRMTSGDYIDMSPLLLPPVYGSASPVPSPDGFAGQGLRGQTSNFYNPLSHAFQSQPNSLGEKKNSDQYVVMNSPVERLTLTPKGESFLAICNHTMMPSTIYYSQTESSLTPYMNERPPTNESQSPCGEYVHIGYSLACGSSASSLGSGLNEHNNFLIPSYMNLNFDGSQSAAAESLEDVLIPGSCPSPGQPNKHYLKVEMETTFTTATPTQPILQKPENVNVSSPVTELKQLTLSGVQAFIFASPPPDPNHGAKVIRADPQGRRRHSSETFPSTTTVTPVSPSFAHSPKRHNSASVENVSLRKNGLLEEQTSSPMCRETSAGFQNGLNHIAVDVLEGDYLASGGQGKHKGRHPCNESINGTYTSIDFLTHNLKEVSSVKE; this is translated from the exons ATGGCGAGTCCCCCCGCGGCGGAGCTTCCCGACCGCCCGCAAGGCGGCCTCAaccgcaacaacaacaacaacaaccaccaccagcagcagcagcagccgccgcccgagcagccgccgccgccgccgggcgtGCGCAAGTGCGGCTACCTGCGCAAGCACAAGCACGGCCACAGGCGCTTCTTCGTGCTCCGCGCCGCCAGCGACGGAGCCGCCGCGGACGAAGCGCCGCCTCAGCCCGCCCGGCTGGAGTACTACGAGAGCGAGAAGAAGTGGCGGAGCAAGTCGGCGGTGCCCAAGCGCTCCATCGCGCTCGACTCTTGCCTCAACATCCACAAGCGGGCCGACGCCAAGCACAAGCACCTGGTGGCTCTGTACACGCGCGACGAGTACTTCGCGCTGGCAGCCGAGAGCGAGCCGGAGCAGGAGGCCTGGTACGTGGCGCTGACGGAGCTGCTCCGCGAGAGCCAGCCCGCCGGGCAGGACTCCCCTCGGCGCCAGCCGCCGTCGGCCTCCCGCGaggagccgccgccgctgcccggGGCCTCGCCTTACCGCGAGGTGTGGCAGGtgacgctgaagccccggggccTCGGGCAGAGCCGCAACCTCGCCGGCGTGCACCGGCTGTGCCTAGCGGCGCGCACGGTGGGGCTCGTGCGCCTCAACTGCCAGCGGCCCTGCGTGACACTGCAGCTCATGAACATCCGCCGCTGCGGCCACTCGGATAGCTTCTTCTTCATGGAGCTTGGTCGCTCGGCTTCGACTGGGCCCGGCGAGCTGTGGATGCAGGCGGACGACTCGGTGGTGGCGCAGAACATCCATGAGACTATCCTGGAGGCCATGAAGGCGCTGCGGGAGCTCGCCGAGTTCCGCCCGCGCAGCAAGAGCCAGTCGTCGTCATCTTCATCCAGTTCGTCATCGTCCGGCGCCAGCGGAGCATTGTCGGCTATGTGCAGTCGACCCATTTCGGTTCCCGGCCGCCGCCATCACCACCCGCCCTCTCTGACGGCGCTGCCCCCCAGCCAGGCCGGGCTTCTCCGCCGGTCGCGTACAGACACTCTGGTGGTGGGCAGAAGCAGCGGGAACCGGAGCCGGACTGCGAGTGAGGGTGACGGGGGCAGAGCTGGTTCACTAGCTGGCAGCCCCTCGGGGTCCGACGCTGGAGAACCCCCGCTCGGCCGCTCGCACACGCCTGGGGCAGCCAGCTGCAGGCTCGGGAGCCAGACAGCTGCGCCGCCCGGTCGCTCCCTGGCCTTGTTGCGCTCCCCCTCCTTGGTTACAAAGCTGGCTACAGAGCCAGGCATGTTCTCCCAGCACCCTTCCAGCAGCAGCACCTCCGGCTCCCCTAACGATCCTGCTAGCTTCCTGGCCTTTGAGGAGTTGGGTCCAGTCATGGACCCTTCAAAAGCTAGTAACCACAGCAACACACCTGAGACTCCTCCTGACCTGCAGCTGGATGGCTACATTGCCATGGAGCGGGGACACCCTTGTTATTGGCCCTACATATGGGAGAGCGCTGGAGGAGACAAGGTTCCCAGGAAGCGCACTTACTCCCTGACAACACCAGCATATCGGCACCCCATGCCAACTCTTCTCTCCTCTGCCTCGCTGGATGAGTACACACTCATGCGGGCTACCTTACCAACAGCAGGGGCCCCTTCAAGGGGAACCTATACTCCTTACCCTGAGGACTACTGTGATGTGGACATTGGCTCTGGCGGAACcaccagcagcagtagcagctcaCATCTAGGTCGCAGTGGTAGTGGGGAGGAGGGTTACATGCCCATGAGCTCTGGGGGAGCAGCTGTTTTGCCATTGCAAGGTGGTCCTGGTGGTTATATGTCTATGAGCCCCACCAGTGTGTCAGCCCCACAGCAGATTTTGCATCCTCACTCCCACAAGATCAGCAGTGATAACTCCGTAGATGACAGTGACTACATGCGCATGTTGGGTACCAAGTtatctggggagagtcctgatggGAGAATGACCAGTGGTGACTACATTGACATGTCCCCTTTGCTGTTGCCTCCTGTCTATGGATCTGCCTCACCTGTGCCCTCTCCTGATGGCTTTGCAGGCCAAGGGCTGAGGGGCCAGACCAGCAACTTCTATAACCCACTATCTCATGCCTTCCAAAGCCAGCCAAACTCTCTGGGTGAGAAAAAGAACAGTGACCAGTATGTGGTTATGAACTCGCCTGTAGAGAGATTAACTCTCACACCCAAAGGGGAGTCCTTCCTTGCTATCTGCAACCACACAATGATGCCTTCAACCATTTACTACAGCCAAACTGAGAGCTCTCTTACTCCCTACATGAATGAGCGACCCCCTACAAATGAATCACAAAGTCCCTGTGGAGAGTATGTCCACATTGGATATTCACTAGCCTGTGGCAGCTCAGCTTCCTCACTTGGCTCTGGGTTGAATGAGCACAATAATTTCCTCATCCCCAGCTATATGAACCTCAACTTTGATGGGTCACAATCAGCAGCTGCGGAATCCTTGGAAGATGTGTTGATCCCAGGATCCTGCCCCAGCCCTGGGCAACCTAACAAACATTACCTAAAGGTTGAAATGGAGACAACTTTTACAACAGCCACCCCAACCCAGCCCATTTTACAGAAGCCAGAAAATGTTAATGTAAGCAGCCCTGTTACTGAATTGAAGCAACTTACACTTTCTGGGGTGCAGGCCTTCATCTTTGCCAGTCCTCCTCCTGATCCTAATCATGGAGCCAAAGTAATCCGTGCTGATCCTCAGGGACGACGGAGGCACAGCTCAGAGACTTTTCCCTCTACTACTACAGTGAcgcctgtttctccttcctttgcacACAGTCCCAAGCGACACAATTCTGCCTCTGTGGAAAATGTGTCCCTCAGGAAAAATGGCTTGTTAGAAGAGCAGACCAGCAGCCCCATGTGCCGGGAGACCTCAGCTGGCTTCCAGAATGGCCTCAACCACATTGCTGTTGATGTCTTGGAAGGAGACTATTTGGCAAGTGGTGGCCAAGGCAAGCACAAAGGCAGACACCCCTGTAATGAAAGTATCAATGGTACTTACACCAGTATAGACTTCTTGACCCACAATTTGAAAGAAGTCTCTTCAGTGAAAG aATGA